From Mycolicibacterium nivoides, a single genomic window includes:
- a CDS encoding glutathione S-transferase family protein yields MAQGTYVADKSTSGEFHRDTNYITTRITRDGRDGYPVEPGRYRLIVARACPWANRAIIVRRLLGLESALSIGFCGPTHDARSWTFDLDPGGLDPVLKIPRLQDAYFKRDPDYPKGITVPAIVEVASGAVVTNDFAQMTLDFSTEWTAYHREGAPQLYPEPLREEIDTVAKRIYTEVNNGVYRCGFAGSQQAYDAAYDRLFTALDWLTDRLRSQRYLVGDTITEADVRLFTTLARFDPVYHGHFKCNRAKLAEMDVLWAYARDLFQTPGFGDTVDFVQIKQHYYIVHSDINPTQIVPKGPDLANWLTPHGRESLGGRPFGDGTPPGPTPEGERVPAGHSAG; encoded by the coding sequence ATGGCCCAGGGCACCTACGTCGCCGACAAGTCCACTTCCGGCGAGTTCCACCGCGATACCAACTACATCACCACCAGGATCACGCGCGATGGCCGTGACGGCTATCCGGTCGAGCCGGGCCGGTACCGGCTGATCGTCGCGCGTGCCTGCCCCTGGGCCAACCGCGCAATCATCGTGCGACGCCTGCTGGGTCTGGAAAGTGCTCTGTCCATTGGCTTTTGCGGCCCGACGCACGATGCGCGCAGCTGGACGTTCGACCTCGACCCCGGCGGGCTCGACCCGGTGCTCAAGATTCCGCGGTTGCAGGACGCGTACTTCAAGCGTGACCCCGACTACCCGAAGGGCATCACCGTGCCCGCGATCGTCGAGGTTGCCTCGGGTGCCGTGGTGACCAACGACTTCGCCCAGATGACGCTGGACTTCTCCACCGAGTGGACCGCGTACCACCGTGAGGGGGCGCCACAGCTGTATCCCGAGCCGTTGCGTGAGGAGATCGATACGGTGGCCAAGCGGATCTACACCGAGGTGAACAACGGCGTGTACCGCTGCGGGTTCGCAGGCTCACAACAGGCGTATGACGCCGCCTACGACCGGTTGTTCACGGCGCTGGACTGGCTGACCGACCGGCTGCGCAGTCAGCGTTATCTGGTGGGCGACACCATCACCGAGGCCGACGTGCGCCTGTTCACCACGCTGGCCCGGTTCGATCCGGTCTATCACGGCCATTTCAAGTGCAACCGGGCCAAGCTCGCCGAGATGGATGTGCTGTGGGCGTACGCGCGGGATCTGTTCCAGACGCCGGGCTTCGGTGACACCGTCGACTTCGTCCAGATCAAGCAGCACTATTACATCGTGCATTCGGACATCAATCCGACGCAGATTGTGCCCAAGGGTCCGGACCTGGCCAACTGGCTGACACCACACGGCCGGGAATCCTTGGGCGGCAGGCCTTTCGGCGATGGAACTCCGCCCGGGCCGACGCCTGAGGGTGAGCGGGTGCCGGCCGGGCACTCAGCGGGTTAG
- a CDS encoding TIGR03620 family F420-dependent LLM class oxidoreductase, translating to MTSLGPIGLAGSNPFTEDAAVVADEARHAEDLGFSTLWRSGNLPMLAAAVRATTSIPIATGIIPVVRVPAAEVIATYTELQREHPDRFLVGLGGAHGPQPMATLNAYLDELDVADINADRRVLAALGPNMLALARERAGGAYPYLVTPSYVTAARSALGPDRMLAVLLMVMPVTDRETARRAAAEPLRFLTSQGGYRRNLIRQGFTATDIDTVSDRLLDGIAAWGSPEVIAGRIAEYRDAGADQVVLRILGVDDIAMWRTRLSHTLLS from the coding sequence ATGACCTCCCTTGGCCCGATCGGGCTGGCCGGCAGCAATCCGTTCACAGAAGATGCGGCAGTGGTGGCCGACGAGGCGCGCCATGCCGAGGACCTCGGGTTCTCCACGTTGTGGCGCTCGGGCAATCTTCCGATGCTCGCCGCAGCGGTCCGCGCGACGACCTCGATCCCCATCGCCACCGGGATCATTCCGGTGGTGCGGGTGCCGGCCGCCGAGGTCATCGCCACCTACACCGAACTTCAGCGCGAGCACCCCGACCGGTTCCTCGTCGGCCTCGGCGGTGCGCACGGCCCTCAGCCCATGGCCACTCTCAACGCCTACCTGGACGAGCTCGACGTCGCGGACATCAACGCGGACCGGCGGGTGCTGGCCGCACTCGGCCCGAACATGCTGGCCCTGGCGCGGGAGCGGGCCGGCGGCGCGTATCCCTATCTGGTGACGCCGTCGTACGTGACGGCCGCGCGGTCGGCACTGGGGCCGGACAGGATGCTGGCGGTCCTCCTGATGGTCATGCCCGTCACCGACCGCGAAACAGCGCGACGCGCCGCCGCCGAACCGCTGCGGTTCCTGACGTCCCAGGGCGGCTACCGCCGCAACCTGATCCGCCAGGGTTTCACCGCGACCGATATCGACACGGTCAGCGACCGCCTGCTCGACGGAATCGCCGCCTGGGGTTCTCCCGAAGTCATCGCCGGGCGCATCGCCGAGTACCGGGACGCCGGCGCCGATCAGGTGGTGCTGCGCATTCTGGGCGTCGACGACATCGCAATGTGGCGCACGCGACTCTCCCACACCCTCCTAAGTTAG
- a CDS encoding YccF domain-containing protein — protein MRVILNIIWLVFGGLWLALGYLLAALICFVLIITIPFGFASLRIASYALWPFGRTIVDKPGTRPGALIGNIIWIVLFGWWLALGHLVSAVAMAVTIIGIPLALADLKLIPVSLVPLGKEIVPVDSLKAAV, from the coding sequence ATGCGAGTGATACTGAACATCATCTGGTTGGTCTTCGGCGGCCTGTGGCTGGCGCTGGGATATCTGCTGGCCGCGCTGATCTGTTTCGTCCTGATCATCACCATCCCGTTCGGGTTCGCTTCGCTGCGCATCGCCTCCTACGCCCTGTGGCCGTTCGGCCGAACCATCGTGGACAAGCCCGGCACCAGGCCCGGCGCCCTGATCGGCAACATCATCTGGATCGTCCTGTTCGGCTGGTGGCTGGCGTTGGGCCATCTGGTGAGCGCGGTGGCCATGGCGGTAACCATCATCGGAATCCCGTTGGCGCTGGCCGATCTCAAGCTGATCCCGGTCTCGCTGGTGCCACTGGGCAAGGAGATCGTCCCGGTCGACTCGCTGAAGGCCGCGGTATGA
- a CDS encoding SRPBCC family protein produces the protein MAAPLLQATVDIDAPVDKVWGLISDLSRMPQWSPQCRFMKTLGPLRPGTRTFNLNRRKFMFWPTTSRITEVVDNKRLAFLVEGNNTVWSYELEPTATGTRVTESRHAENGTTAVSNALVGALFGGVPSFEDELVDGMNASLARIKAAAEN, from the coding sequence ATGGCCGCACCACTTCTGCAAGCCACCGTCGACATCGACGCACCGGTCGACAAAGTGTGGGGGCTCATCTCGGACCTGAGCCGGATGCCGCAGTGGAGCCCGCAGTGCCGGTTCATGAAGACCCTCGGCCCGCTCCGCCCGGGAACCCGCACGTTCAATCTCAACCGGCGGAAGTTCATGTTCTGGCCCACCACGTCACGCATCACCGAGGTCGTCGACAACAAGAGGCTCGCGTTCCTGGTGGAGGGCAACAACACCGTGTGGAGCTACGAACTGGAGCCGACCGCCACCGGCACCCGCGTGACCGAATCCCGTCACGCCGAGAACGGCACGACAGCCGTGTCCAACGCTCTGGTCGGCGCATTGTTCGGCGGAGTCCCGAGCTTCGAGGACGAACTCGTCGACGGGATGAACGCCTCGCTGGCGCGGATCAAGGCCGCCGCCGAGAACTGA
- a CDS encoding DUF2530 domain-containing protein translates to MTEDTNDTSAPQPPALPAALLEPWPVIVVIATGWLIATVVAFTVSGLQHWRPFTIAGLAIGVLGTTIFLIQRRAVRRGSRGAQSGLT, encoded by the coding sequence ATGACCGAGGACACCAACGACACGTCGGCGCCGCAGCCGCCGGCCCTGCCCGCCGCGTTGCTGGAGCCGTGGCCCGTGATCGTCGTGATCGCCACGGGCTGGCTGATCGCGACCGTCGTGGCCTTCACCGTCAGCGGTCTGCAACACTGGCGGCCGTTCACAATCGCCGGGCTGGCGATCGGCGTTCTGGGCACGACTATCTTTCTGATCCAGCGCCGCGCGGTGCGCCGTGGATCCCGCGGTGCGCAAAGCGGATTGACCTGA
- a CDS encoding DUF3027 domain-containing protein has protein sequence MESVTESAEQTPDSGLTAGPEVPSQEQEALLLGAAEQARAALIEFSGEGTVGEYLGVSVEDAASATHRFLADLPGYRGWQWAVVVAAYPGADHATISELVLIPGPTALLAPQWVPWEERIRPGDLGPGDLLAPPPNDPRLVPGYVATGDPLIDDVPLDLELGLGRRQVLSEWGRGQAAQRWHDGDYGPGSAMARSTRRVCRDCGFYLPLGGALGLMFGVCANDLSADGHVVEAEYGCGAHSDTPQPPGTGSPMYEPYDDGVLDVVD, from the coding sequence ATGGAAAGCGTGACCGAATCTGCTGAGCAGACTCCCGACTCCGGCTTGACGGCCGGCCCCGAAGTGCCGTCGCAGGAGCAGGAGGCGTTGCTTCTTGGTGCCGCCGAGCAAGCCCGTGCGGCGTTGATCGAGTTCAGCGGCGAGGGCACCGTGGGCGAATACCTCGGCGTGAGCGTCGAGGATGCCGCCTCGGCCACGCACCGATTCCTGGCCGATCTGCCGGGTTACCGCGGTTGGCAGTGGGCCGTCGTGGTGGCGGCCTACCCGGGCGCCGATCACGCGACGATCAGCGAGTTGGTCCTGATTCCGGGGCCGACGGCGCTGCTGGCGCCGCAGTGGGTGCCGTGGGAGGAGCGGATCCGTCCCGGTGATCTCGGGCCAGGCGACCTGCTGGCGCCGCCGCCGAACGATCCGCGTCTGGTCCCGGGCTACGTGGCCACCGGGGATCCGCTGATCGACGACGTGCCCCTCGACCTCGAGCTCGGCCTCGGCAGGCGTCAGGTGCTCAGTGAGTGGGGTCGCGGGCAGGCAGCGCAGCGTTGGCACGACGGCGATTACGGGCCGGGTTCGGCGATGGCCCGCTCCACGCGCCGGGTGTGCCGCGACTGCGGGTTCTACCTACCGCTCGGCGGTGCGCTGGGCCTGATGTTCGGTGTGTGCGCCAACGATCTGTCGGCCGACGGGCATGTGGTGGAGGCCGAGTACGGCTGCGGGGCCCATTCGGACACCCCGCAACCGCCCGGCACCGGCTCGCCGATGTATGAGCCGTACGACGACGGTGTGCTCGACGTGGTCGACTGA
- a CDS encoding DUF2537 domain-containing protein — protein sequence MTDDSTPWGTGLTVAAFVAVVLGAAIVVLGVGLLRVHPLLAVGLNMVAVGGLAPTVWGWRHRPVWRWFVLGSGVGVACGWLALLAIGLTQG from the coding sequence GTGACCGACGATTCCACGCCGTGGGGGACCGGATTGACGGTGGCCGCCTTCGTAGCCGTGGTGCTGGGTGCGGCGATCGTGGTGCTCGGGGTAGGCCTGCTGCGTGTCCACCCGCTGCTGGCGGTCGGGCTGAACATGGTGGCCGTCGGCGGGCTGGCCCCCACCGTGTGGGGCTGGCGGCACCGGCCGGTGTGGCGCTGGTTCGTCCTGGGTTCGGGCGTGGGGGTGGCGTGTGGCTGGCTGGCGCTGCTGGCGATCGGGTTGACCCAGGGCTGA
- a CDS encoding DUF2771 domain-containing protein, which produces MKRALAILAAVVVLAIAGTAVGVWRLHSSHGDQLPEISAYSHGHAVRVGPFQYCEVLNLDDCKEPRDTGELRVTKESPVQLSVPSSVARAPWRLLRVYENPIDTTVTYYAPKTTLAVTIPTVDPNRGRLTGLAVQMLTLVQDQNGEEFALPHAEWSVSTVWPDREPADAR; this is translated from the coding sequence ATGAAGCGTGCCCTGGCGATCCTTGCGGCCGTGGTCGTGCTGGCGATTGCAGGCACCGCGGTCGGGGTCTGGCGGCTGCACAGTTCACACGGGGACCAGCTGCCGGAGATCAGTGCGTACTCGCACGGGCATGCGGTGCGGGTCGGTCCGTTCCAGTACTGCGAGGTGCTCAACCTCGACGACTGCAAGGAGCCGCGCGATACGGGCGAGCTGCGGGTCACCAAGGAAAGTCCGGTTCAGCTCTCGGTGCCCAGTTCGGTCGCCCGGGCACCGTGGCGGCTGCTGCGGGTGTACGAGAACCCGATCGACACGACGGTCACGTACTACGCACCCAAGACGACGCTGGCCGTCACCATCCCCACCGTCGATCCCAACCGGGGCCGGCTCACCGGGCTGGCGGTCCAGATGCTGACCCTGGTGCAGGACCAGAACGGCGAGGAGTTCGCGCTGCCCCACGCCGAGTGGTCGGTCAGCACCGTCTGGCCGGACCGCGAGCCCGCGGACGCGCGCTAA
- a CDS encoding MarR family winged helix-turn-helix transcriptional regulator → MKDPDARLANDLALAVVRLARQLRTRRAQSPVSLTQFSALATLVKEGAMTPGALAVRERVRPPSMTRVIASLAELGLVARTAHPVDGRQIVVSASQAGMTLVEAERRASQEWLKSQLLRLDPDERQTLLTATDLMSAMVLEGA, encoded by the coding sequence GTGAAGGATCCGGATGCGCGGCTCGCGAATGACCTGGCTCTGGCGGTTGTCCGTCTCGCGCGTCAATTACGTACGCGGCGTGCGCAATCCCCGGTTTCGCTGACCCAGTTCTCGGCGCTGGCCACCTTGGTCAAGGAGGGCGCGATGACGCCGGGTGCCCTGGCGGTGCGCGAACGGGTGCGCCCTCCGTCGATGACCAGGGTGATCGCCTCACTGGCCGAGCTGGGTCTGGTGGCCCGCACGGCCCATCCGGTGGACGGACGCCAGATCGTGGTGTCTGCCTCTCAGGCCGGGATGACCCTGGTGGAGGCCGAGCGCCGGGCCAGCCAGGAGTGGCTCAAGTCCCAGCTCTTGCGGCTGGATCCCGATGAACGCCAGACTCTGCTCACCGCCACCGATCTGATGTCCGCCATGGTTCTCGAAGGCGCGTGA
- a CDS encoding cold-shock protein, producing MPTGKVKWYDAEKGFGFVSQEDGEDVYVRSSALPAGVEGLKAGQRVEFGVAAGRRGPQALSLKLIDPPPSLSRTRREAERPEHKHTPDELHGMVSDMITLLEDIVQPELRKGRYPDRKVARRVSEVVKAVAQELDA from the coding sequence GTGCCGACCGGCAAGGTGAAGTGGTACGACGCCGAAAAGGGCTTCGGCTTTGTGTCCCAGGAGGACGGTGAGGACGTCTATGTGCGGTCCTCGGCGTTGCCCGCGGGTGTCGAAGGCCTCAAGGCCGGTCAACGCGTCGAGTTCGGCGTGGCCGCCGGCCGTCGTGGCCCGCAGGCGTTGAGCCTCAAGCTGATCGACCCGCCGCCGAGCCTGAGCCGGACCCGCCGCGAGGCCGAGCGTCCCGAGCACAAGCACACTCCCGATGAGCTGCACGGCATGGTGTCGGACATGATCACGCTGCTCGAGGACATCGTGCAGCCCGAGCTGCGCAAGGGGCGCTACCCCGACCGCAAGGTCGCGCGCCGGGTGTCCGAAGTGGTCAAGGCCGTCGCGCAGGAGCTCGACGCCTGA
- a CDS encoding TrmH family RNA methyltransferase, which yields MSLLQVIDIADPSDTRLDDFRDLNSVDRRPDLPSGKGLVIAEGVLVAQRMLASRFVPRALLGTDRRLTELAADLEGVDVPFYRTSADVMAAAVGFHLNRGVLASASRAPELSVAQVISGARTVAVLEGVNDHENLGSIFRNAAGLAVDAVVFGAGCADPLYRRAVRVSMGHALLVPFARAESWPGDLELLRDNGFRLMAMTPDPAAATLSEAMSQLDGDRVAVLVGAEGPGLTEHTMRASDVRVRIPMSRGTDSLNVATAAALAFYERARLGSRDRVRLTP from the coding sequence GTGAGTCTGCTGCAGGTCATCGATATAGCGGATCCGTCCGATACCCGGTTGGACGACTTTCGCGATCTCAACAGCGTGGACCGCCGGCCCGATCTACCCAGCGGCAAGGGTCTGGTGATCGCCGAAGGGGTACTGGTGGCTCAGCGGATGCTGGCCTCCCGGTTCGTCCCGCGTGCGCTGCTCGGCACCGACCGGCGCCTGACGGAGCTGGCCGCCGACCTCGAGGGCGTGGATGTCCCGTTCTACCGGACCAGTGCGGACGTGATGGCCGCCGCGGTCGGGTTCCACCTCAACCGTGGCGTGCTGGCTTCGGCTTCGCGGGCGCCCGAGTTGTCGGTGGCGCAGGTGATTTCCGGGGCGCGCACCGTGGCGGTGCTCGAAGGGGTCAACGACCACGAGAATCTCGGGTCGATCTTCCGCAACGCCGCCGGGCTGGCGGTCGATGCGGTGGTGTTCGGTGCGGGATGTGCTGATCCGCTGTACCGGCGGGCGGTGCGGGTGTCGATGGGCCATGCCCTGCTGGTTCCCTTCGCGCGGGCCGAATCCTGGCCCGGTGATCTGGAACTATTGCGGGACAACGGGTTTCGGCTCATGGCCATGACGCCGGATCCGGCTGCCGCGACGCTGTCCGAGGCGATGTCGCAGCTCGACGGCGACCGGGTGGCGGTTCTGGTCGGCGCCGAGGGCCCGGGTCTGACCGAGCACACGATGCGGGCCAGCGACGTGCGGGTGCGCATCCCGATGTCGCGTGGCACCGATTCGCTCAACGTCGCCACGGCGGCGGCGCTCGCGTTCTATGAACGTGCCAGGCTCGGGAGCCGAGATCGCGTTAGATTGACTCCGTGA
- a CDS encoding MFS transporter, whose protein sequence is MANYPSDETPRRPPRQSVPSSNRWLPPLDEQHTAAYSAPDDPPPSRGVGSAAGEKVTVTRAAAARSREMGSRMYGFVHRAATADGADKSGLTALTWPVVANFAVDAAMAVALANTLFFAAASGESKGKVALYLLITIAPFAVIAPLIGPALDRLQHGRRMALAASFALRTVLIVVLIANYDGATGSYPSWVLYPCALGMMVLSKSFSVLRSAVTPRVLPPSIDLVRVNSRLTTFGLLGGTVVGGGIAAGAEYLFNVAQLPGALYVVVAVSVAGAVLSMRIPKWVEVTEGEVPTTLSYHGQSGSPGEMRRHPGKPKAERQPLGRNTITALWGNCTIKVMVGFLFLYPAFVAKSHDASGWEQLLILGLIGAAAGIGNFGGNIAAARLKLGHPAQLVVRAAAAVTAVALATALTGNLLVAAGATLVTSGASAIAKASLDASLQDDLPEASRASAFGRSESVLQLAWVAGGATGVLIYTDLTVGFTTITAVLILGLAQTIVSYRGESLIPGLGGNRPVHAAREGGGTRPPTAPTTAQWESR, encoded by the coding sequence ATGGCGAATTACCCCAGCGACGAGACGCCGCGCCGGCCACCCAGGCAATCGGTACCCAGCTCCAACCGCTGGCTGCCGCCACTCGATGAGCAACACACCGCTGCGTATTCGGCACCCGACGACCCACCGCCGTCGCGCGGGGTCGGGTCGGCGGCCGGCGAGAAGGTCACCGTCACCCGGGCAGCCGCGGCGCGCAGCCGCGAAATGGGCTCGCGAATGTACGGTTTCGTGCACCGCGCCGCCACTGCCGACGGCGCCGACAAGTCCGGGCTGACCGCACTGACCTGGCCGGTGGTGGCGAACTTCGCCGTCGACGCGGCGATGGCCGTGGCGTTGGCCAACACGTTGTTCTTCGCCGCCGCCAGCGGCGAGTCGAAGGGCAAGGTCGCGCTCTACCTGCTGATCACCATCGCCCCGTTCGCGGTGATCGCCCCGCTGATCGGGCCCGCGCTGGACCGCCTGCAGCACGGCCGCCGGATGGCGCTGGCCGCCTCGTTCGCGTTGCGCACCGTGCTGATCGTGGTGCTGATCGCCAACTACGACGGCGCCACCGGAAGCTATCCGTCCTGGGTGCTCTACCCGTGCGCGCTCGGCATGATGGTGCTGTCCAAATCCTTCTCGGTGCTGCGCAGCGCGGTCACCCCGCGTGTGCTGCCGCCGTCGATCGACCTGGTCCGGGTGAACTCCCGGTTGACCACCTTCGGCCTGCTCGGCGGCACCGTCGTCGGCGGCGGCATCGCCGCGGGCGCCGAATATTTGTTCAACGTGGCGCAACTGCCCGGAGCGCTGTACGTGGTCGTCGCGGTCAGCGTCGCCGGCGCGGTGCTGTCCATGCGGATCCCCAAGTGGGTCGAGGTCACCGAGGGCGAGGTGCCCACCACGCTGAGCTATCACGGCCAATCCGGCAGCCCGGGCGAGATGCGCAGGCACCCCGGCAAGCCCAAGGCCGAGCGTCAGCCGTTGGGCCGCAACACCATCACCGCGTTGTGGGGCAACTGCACCATCAAGGTGATGGTCGGATTCCTGTTCCTCTACCCCGCGTTCGTCGCCAAATCGCACGATGCCAGCGGCTGGGAACAGCTGCTGATCCTCGGCCTGATCGGGGCCGCGGCCGGGATCGGCAACTTCGGCGGCAACATCGCCGCGGCCCGGCTCAAGCTCGGCCATCCCGCTCAGCTGGTGGTGCGGGCCGCTGCCGCGGTCACCGCCGTCGCGCTGGCCACCGCCCTGACCGGCAACCTGCTGGTGGCTGCCGGGGCGACACTGGTCACCTCCGGCGCCAGCGCCATCGCGAAGGCCTCACTGGACGCGTCCCTTCAGGACGACCTGCCCGAGGCCTCGCGGGCCTCGGCGTTCGGCCGGTCGGAATCGGTGCTGCAGCTGGCCTGGGTGGCCGGCGGCGCCACCGGGGTGCTGATCTATACAGACCTCACAGTCGGGTTCACTACGATCACGGCCGTGCTGATACTGGGCCTGGCGCAGACCATCGTGAGCTATCGCGGCGAATCACTGATTCCCGGCCTGGGCGGTAACCGCCCGGTCCACGCCGCGCGAGAAGGCGGCGGCACCCGTCCCCCGACAGCACCGACGACAGCACAGTGGGAGTCCCGATGA
- the sepH gene encoding septation protein SepH has product MRELRVVGLNVDGRRIICESDDSAKDMFSLRVDDRLRAAMRGDKVTSNQTDIDVEVQNVLRPKEIQARIRAGASVEQLAEAAGVPVERVERFAHPVLLERARAAELATAAHPVLADGPSVLTLLETVTQAVVARGLDPDSIAWDAWRNEDSRWTVQLAWKAGRSDNVAHFRYTPGAHGGTVSASDDAARQLINPDFGRPLRPVAAVPHLFDNHETHEVADTPAAVPEQFSRPAEPIPAPAPPAPKRGRKARPAVPAWEDVLLGVRSSGTQP; this is encoded by the coding sequence ATGCGAGAACTCAGAGTCGTTGGATTGAACGTAGACGGCAGACGCATCATCTGTGAATCCGACGACTCCGCCAAGGACATGTTCAGCTTGCGTGTCGATGACCGTCTCCGCGCTGCGATGCGCGGTGACAAGGTCACCTCGAATCAGACCGACATCGATGTAGAGGTGCAGAACGTGCTGCGACCCAAGGAGATTCAGGCAAGGATTCGCGCCGGGGCGTCGGTCGAGCAGTTGGCCGAAGCAGCCGGGGTGCCTGTCGAGCGGGTCGAGCGGTTCGCCCATCCGGTGTTGCTGGAGCGCGCCCGCGCGGCCGAGCTGGCCACCGCGGCGCATCCGGTGCTGGCCGACGGCCCCTCGGTGCTGACGCTGCTGGAAACCGTCACGCAGGCCGTGGTGGCCCGAGGCCTTGACCCCGATTCGATCGCCTGGGACGCCTGGCGCAACGAGGACAGCCGGTGGACCGTGCAGCTGGCCTGGAAGGCGGGCCGGTCGGACAACGTCGCACACTTCCGGTACACCCCCGGAGCTCACGGCGGCACCGTCTCCGCATCAGACGATGCGGCCCGTCAGCTGATCAATCCCGATTTCGGCCGTCCGCTGCGTCCCGTCGCCGCGGTGCCGCACCTGTTCGACAACCACGAGACCCACGAGGTCGCGGACACGCCGGCCGCGGTGCCCGAGCAGTTCAGCCGACCGGCCGAGCCGATTCCCGCGCCTGCTCCCCCGGCACCCAAGCGCGGCCGCAAGGCCCGTCCCGCGGTTCCGGCCTGGGAGGACGTCCTGCTGGGCGTGCGGTCGTCGGGGACCCAGCCCTGA
- a CDS encoding class I SAM-dependent methyltransferase: MPRTENDTWDLATGVGATATGVAASRALASNAADPLISDPYARPLVDAVGVDYYVRLAQGDLVADGAAEPLDPHVIADGMAIRTRYFDDFFLTAVEAGIRQAVILASGLDARAYRLPWPAGMTVFELDQPAVIEFKGRALADLGAAPAAELHAIGIDLRQDWPAALRARGFDPQAPTAWIAEGLLGYLPPDAQDRLFDNITALSAPGSRIATDWMSGHSEPAESRIRTLTDHQREQGLEVDDLSELIFSGDRNPVADYLTETGWQPETTTAERMFAVHGRPFRRDDAVAGLLDANYTAAELVA, encoded by the coding sequence ATGCCACGCACCGAGAACGACACCTGGGATCTGGCCACCGGCGTCGGCGCCACCGCCACCGGCGTTGCCGCGTCCCGGGCCCTGGCCTCCAACGCCGCCGACCCGCTGATCTCCGACCCGTACGCCCGGCCCCTGGTCGACGCCGTCGGGGTGGACTATTACGTGCGCCTGGCCCAGGGCGACCTGGTCGCCGACGGCGCCGCCGAGCCGCTCGATCCGCACGTGATCGCCGACGGCATGGCGATCCGGACCCGCTACTTCGACGACTTCTTCCTGACCGCCGTCGAGGCGGGCATCCGCCAGGCCGTCATCCTGGCCTCGGGGCTGGACGCCCGCGCCTACCGGCTGCCCTGGCCGGCCGGGATGACGGTGTTCGAACTGGATCAGCCTGCCGTCATCGAGTTCAAGGGCCGGGCACTCGCCGATCTGGGCGCCGCGCCGGCCGCGGAACTGCACGCCATCGGCATCGATCTACGCCAGGACTGGCCCGCCGCCCTGCGCGCCCGCGGCTTCGACCCGCAGGCTCCGACCGCGTGGATCGCCGAAGGACTGCTCGGGTACCTGCCTCCCGACGCCCAAGACCGGTTGTTCGACAACATCACCGCGCTCAGCGCACCGGGCAGCCGCATCGCCACCGACTGGATGAGCGGGCACTCCGAGCCGGCCGAGAGCCGGATACGGACACTGACCGACCACCAGCGCGAGCAGGGCCTGGAGGTGGACGACCTGTCAGAGCTGATCTTCTCCGGCGACCGCAACCCCGTCGCGGACTACCTGACCGAAACCGGCTGGCAGCCCGAAACCACCACGGCCGAAAGAATGTTCGCGGTCCACGGCAGGCCGTTCCGCCGCGACGATGCCGTCGCCGGGTTGCTCGACGCCAACTACACCGCGGCAGAGCTGGTGGCCTGA